In Capsicum annuum cultivar UCD-10X-F1 chromosome 11, UCD10Xv1.1, whole genome shotgun sequence, one genomic interval encodes:
- the LOC107848375 gene encoding wound-induced protein 1: MRILTGTASLDHQLFQFIPQSIEAFGSTVLVEGCEPGRSITWVHAWTVTDGSDGIITQVREYFNTSLTVTRLDNNNNNNTNSPSSDFSSIATSSNCPSLWESSVPNKFVPGLVLAL, from the coding sequence ATGCGAATTCTCACTGGCACTGCCAGTTTGGACCATCAACTTTTTCAATTCATTCCTCAAAGCATTGAAGCCTTCGGGTCCACTGTCCTTGTTGAAGGCTGTGAACCTGGTCGCTCTATTACTTGGGTTCACGCTTGGACTGTTACTGATGGCAGCGATGGGATAATTACTCAGGTCAGGGAGTATTTCAACACCTCTCTAACCGTCACCCGGCtcgacaataataataataataatactaatagtCCATCCTCGGATTTCTCTTCCATCGCCACTTCAAGCAATTGTCCCTCTCTTTGGGAAAGCAGTGTCCCCAATAAGTTTGTTCCAGGTCTTGTCCTGGCTCTCTGA